In Terriglobales bacterium, the sequence AATTCACTTGCGCTCTTTCGCCTGGCTGCGGGGTTTCTTGATCCTGGGCTGATTGGCGCGCAGCCACTCCAGCACTTCTTCTGCATTCTTATCCGGGGGGAAGACAGGATAAAACACCTTCACGATTTTGCCATCGTCGGCGACCCATGCCAGTCGCTTAAGCAGGGTCTGGCGCGCCACTTTGAAATTTGGCAGGCGCATAGCTCGCATCAGGCGCAACTCGGAGTCGCTCAGCACGGGAAAGGGGACGTGCAGCCGTTTGACCATCTCTTGCTGGTAGTCGCTGGTCTGCGTACTTAGGCCGTAGATCCGGGCGCCGAGCATCGTGAACTCGCCATAGAGATCGCGGAAGCCGCAGGTGTGAGGAGTGCAGCCCCGCGCGCCGGGAATCATGTCCCAGTCGGGAGCAGGTGGAACCTGTCCAGGCCTGCCGGTTTTCGGATACGCGAACACAACCGCGCGCCCCGGCACCCGTGACAGGTCCACCGCACCTCCCATGGTGGAATCCAGAGCGACGGAAGGAATCACTAAGTTTGTGAGATGTGACGCGGCGCCATCGTCCACCGGGCGAGGCAGATTTTCCGGCAAGGTAGTGAAATCGGATTTCGCGGCACCGGGAACTGGCAGCTTTGGCATACGGCCTGGGTGACAAACAATAGTACATCCTTGACACAAAAAATCCCGGCACCTTGCGGTACCGGGTCTCAGGTTCGTGTACGAAAACTCATAATGGCCATTCGACCAGATCAGAGTCTGTCGAACGGGCCGATGCCCGGGCGGGAAACCGGCGCCTGTGGTTACTTCGGCTGCGTCTGCGGCTCCGACTGAGGCGGAGTTTGCGTGGCCGGTGGGACCGACGGCTGCGCGGGTTCCGCGTGAATTACTCCTGGAACCTGTGGCGACTTCTCCACGTGCCCAGTCTCGGCGTCGGCCATTTCAATCCCCATATGCGGCAGCGTCAGGCCGATGGCGCGGTCGAGGTCCACCCGCGATTTCTCATAAGCAGCGCGGGCAGCCACCAGGGTAGATTCCGCCTGCGCCAGGTCGCGTTGCGCCTGCAGCACCAGGGTATTGGTGGAAGCCCCAAGAGCGTACTTCTTCTGCTCCGCATCCAGGTTCTCTCGCCCAAAGGCGACCCCCTTGAGGGCCGCTTCCACGCGCGCACGGTTCTGCTGTAAAACGAATTGCGAGTTGCGTACATCGATGCGAATCTGATTTTCGAGCTGCTGCAGGCGCATCTGCGCCTGGCGGAATTCGAGTTCTCCACGCACCTGATCCGCCTGGGCGGCGCGATTGCGGATAGGGATGGTCAGATTGAAGCCCAAGCCGCGGTCGGGCGCAGACGTGTCGAACAGGCTGCTGAAGGTATCGCCGTAGCTACGCGAGGGAAAGCTGCCGGGGGGAGTGCAAAAACTGTTGGTATTGGCGGGGCTGCAGGTCGCAATGGCGCTCTGATCACCACCCAGCCCGGCGCCACCGTAGAAAGCATATAGGTCGAGACTCGGCAGCAGCCCACTCCGCAGGCCCTTATTGTTCAGCGCACGGTTGGTGAGGTCGATGCGCGCCTGCGCCAGTTCCGGGCGATGGGAAAGTGCGTCGCTGATCAGTTCCTCGGTGGGCAGCACCGGCTCCTGGCCAGGCTCGGTCATGGTGTCGGTCGGAATGACTGGCGACGAGGCCAGCACATTGTCGGTGAGATTGCGGCTGATTGCATTCTTCATCAGCAGCTGCTGCAGTTGCAAATTGGTCTGAGAGACAATCAGGTCTTGGGTGCGAGTGGCAGCATCCGATTCCGCGCGCACGATTTCGATCGGCGCCAGGGTTCCGATCTCCACCTGCTTGCGATTATCGGCGAGTGTTTTCTCCGCCAGCGCCAGAGAGCGCTCCTTCACTTTCACGTCCTCGTAGGCGTTGACCAGGTCCCAATAGATATTCTGGATCTGAACCACAGTGGCAATTACCTGTTGGCGGAACGCGACGTCAGAGATTTCTCGATTGTTCTTGGCGATCTTGATGCTGCGGGTGTTCACTCCCCAGCCCAAACCCTGCAGCAAGTGCTGCGTGACCGTCAGGCGAAAGTTGCTGCCCAGTTGCGGACTGAGAGAGTTGAACAAGCTGTTCGTGGTAACACGTGAGTTGTTGAAGCCCACGGCCATGGTTGTACCGGTAGCAAAGCCCTGGTTGTAGGTGAAGTTTGCGAGAGTGTTGTTCTGGGTGAGTTGCTCCGCGCCGGCCAGGATGCTGGCCTGTGGTGTAGTGGCGCGTTCAAACTGGACTGTGCCGCTGAGAAAGGGATCGTAAATGGGAGTGGTGGGGCCGCCACCCAGAGTCGAGATCACGATTCCACCCGCACCGGTAGCGGCACCGCCTGCCGCCGTTGTGGTGCCGCCCGCGCCCGGACCTGAAGCACCGCTACCGAATCCGCCTACTCCGCCTCCGGGCGTGCCCTGCACCAGGCCGGTGTTGACGCCGCGAAAGGAAGCGCCTGCCTTGGTGCGCAAGATGTCCGTATCGGCGATGGACAGATTGTAGCGGGCAATGGCTAGATCCAAATTGTTCTCCAACGCGAGAGCCACCGCATCGTTCATGGACAGATACATCGTGCCGTTACGGAACACCTGGTCGATGCGCGAGCTGTTGGTAAAACTCGGCGGCGCCACGTGGCGGGGAGAATAAGGGGCGATAACGTTGAAGATGTGCGAGCGCGGTTTAGAGTAGTCGGGCAGTCCCGTCGCAGTGGACGTGGAAGCCGGGGCCGGTGCGGGAGCAGGCGCCGCCGGAGTCGGCGCCGCCGGCAGAGACGATGAATTGGTCTGACTCGCTTGATCTTGCGCTGCTGATATGGTGAGGGCTAAGACCGAAACCAGGACCAGACGGCTGGTCCAAAGCAAAGCACGACTGTATGAGCGCATCCGCTGTCTCCAGAAGAAAACATAATTTCCCTTAAGACTTCCCAAAACCCGATTCGTCAACCTTTGGATACGAAACTCTGGCCCGGTAGGTTCAAACATTCTGCGGGCAGGACGCTTGCATCGCAGGATTTGGGAGTTTCACAGTATATCTGACGTGGACCTCGCCATCGGGTTAACACATTTACGATTTCCGGTTCTTGAGATTTGAAATGGAACTACCAATTCAGGATGAGAAATCACTTGGCGCAACCCTGGGTAGGCAGTTACACACGGCATAGCCCGGCACCTGAGTGCCGGAATGAGAAAGTGAAGCAAACACTAGCCCCGACAGGGACGGCACATTCAGCCCCTGAGAGGCCTCCAGCCAAAACGGATCCCGCTGATGAATAATGCAGATCAGAACTAATGACACGCAACATCAAACTCGTGCTGGCCTATGACGGGACGGATTTCAATGGCTGGCAGATTCAGCCTGGACTTCCCACCATACAGGGCGCCCTCGCAGATGCGATTTTTCGCCTGAGCGGTGAGCAGGTTCTGCCGCAAGGATCGGGGCGCACCGATGCCGGAGTTCACGCGCTCGGCCAGGTGGCTTCCTTTGTGACCAACTCTCCGATCCCGATTCAGAAGGTGGTCGTGGCATTAAATGATCTGCTGCCGGCAAGCGTGCGGGTTCTGGAAGCGGAGGAGGTGGCTGCTGACTTTCATCCGCGACGATCGGCGCGCGCCAAGACCTACCGCTACCGCATCTACCGCGAAGCTGTATGCCCGCCCTTTCTGGCGCGCTATGTCTATCACCATCCGTATCCGTTGGCGGAGGCTTCTATGCGGGATGCTGCGCACCTCGTGGTAGGGGAGCACGATTTCACTTCCTTTGCAGCGGTGGACGAGGAGCGGGTGGAGCGGATGCGGCAGGCACAGGAGAACGACGAGGATGGCCCGAATAATTTGCGCACGATTCTTTCGTCGGAGTTTCGCCGCGTCGAGCCGGAGCTGATTTACACGGTGCGTGGGAGCGGATTTCTCCATCACATGGTGCGGAATCTGGTCGGCCTCTTCCTGCTGGTGGGGAAGGGAACGGTAGCGCCGGAGGAGGTAACGCGCATTCTGCGAGCGCGAGATCGCTCCGCGAATCCGGGGGCAACCGCTCCGGCCGGCGGGCTGTATCTGGTTAACGTGGAGTATGGTTGCGAATAACATTTAGCAATGCATTCAGCACTCAGCCGGCGTAATGGAGCGACGCGGCGCCCTCGACTGCACGTCGGAGGAGTCGAGCTGCGCTCGACCTGAACGGACGAGACGTCCGTTCCCACGTGATTTTGGAAGAACTGCAGATTCCCTGACGGCATGAGAAGCCGCTCGTGATGACGGGCGCGGCGCTCACTGGAATGGGTAAGTCCGAAGTGGGACGGTGGGTCGGGTGGCGCTTTGGCTAACTTTCCAATCCTACTCATCTGGGATAATCTGCGGCTAATGGCGAGTGAGCCCCAAGTCATCGCGCGGCACCTGGCCTCGCACAATCCTGCTGACGGTTCCCTGGTTGGCGAATACGCGATCGCCAGCACTGCCGAGGTACAGCATGCGGTCGATCGCGCCCACGCCGCGCAGAAGCTCTGGCGTGATACCCCCTTGCGTGAGCGGATCGAAGTGATCCGCCGCTTTCAACGAGTCCTTCACCAACATAAAGACGAAGTGGCCGAGGCCGTCACGCGTGAAGCCGGAAAGCCGCTGGTCGAGGCGCTACTGACGGAAGTGCTGGTAGTGCTCGATGCGGCGCGATTTCTGATCGAAAATGCCTTTCGCCTGCTGCGCCCCGAGGCGGTGCCGCACGGCAATCCCATCATGAAGACCAAACGCGGCAAGCTGGTTCGCGAACCCTACGGCGTCATCGGCATCATTTCGCCGTGGAATTACCCGTTCTCGACGCCAGCGACCGAAACGCTTGGCGCGCTGGTGGCGGGCAATGCCGTGGTGCTGAAGCCGTCGGAATTTACACCGGGAGTGGCTCTCAAGCTCGCGGAGTTGTTCGAAAAAGGCGGACTGCCGGAGGGTCTGCTTCAGGTAGTTGCAGGCGAGGGCGAAACTGGCGCGGCGCTAATTGCCTCCGGCATCGACAAGCTGATCTTCACCGGAAGCGTGGCCACGGGAAAGCGCGTAGCCCAGGCGGCAGCGGAGCGCCTGTTACCCGTAGTGCTGGAACTGGGCGGCAAGGACGCCATGGTTGTGCTGGATGATGTTGACGTGGACGTAGCTGCGGCCGGAGCGGTGTGGGGCGCGTTTGTCAATGCCGGGCAGGCGTGCCTTTCGGTCGAGCGCTGTTATGTGCACCGCAGTCTTTATGAACAATTCGCTGCCGCTTGCGCGGAAAAAACAGCGAAGCTGAGAGTGGGCAACGGATTGGATGCGGAAACAGATGTCGGTCCGCTGATCCATGACCGGCAGTTGCGAATCGTCGAAGAGCATGTGGCCGACGCGGTGGCGCGCGGCGCGCGAGTGCTGACAGGCGGCCGGCGGCTGCCCGCGCTGGGTCCCAACTTTTATGCGCCTACGGTGCTGGCAGGCGTAGATCACTCGATGCGCATTATGCGCGAGGAGACCTTTGGTCCGGTGCTGCCGATCATGGCCTGCGACAGCGAGAGCGAGGCGATCCGGCTCGCAAACGATTCCGAGTTCGGTCTGTCGGCAAGCGTGTGGACGCGTGACCGCGCGCGCGGCGAAAAGCTCGCCGCCCAACTCGATGCCGGCACAGTGATGGTGAACGATGCCGTGACGTGCTTCGGTATCAGCGAAGCGCCGCACGGAGGCTTCAAAGCCAGCGGCCTGGGCCGGACCCACGGGCGCATGGGGCTGGAGGAGATGGTGCGAGTGAAGTACATCGACTCCGACCTGCTGCCGTCTGTGAAGAAAGTCTGGTGGTACGGCTACGGCACCGAGTTCTCGCGGCAGATGCGGGGTTTCGTGGATTTTCTGTTTGCGCCGGGCCTTGGGAGGCGCTTGCGTGGAGGATTGCAGTCGCGGGCGTCACTGTTTCGCAAGCGGTTGTAAGGGAGGGTACCTGTCGTCAGGTTTGATGTGTCGGGACTTCCGCCAACCGCATCTCTCAGGAGTAGGAGCTTGTCATGGTAAATGCACTTACCGATCAGATCGTCGCCTTACTTGATCGCCGTAATTTTGCGCATCTTGCAACCATCATGCCGGATGGCTCACCTCACAGCGCGCCGGTGTGGTTAGGACGCGAAGGCCAGCACATCCTGGTCTGCACGTCGGAGAACTCCATCAAAGCGAAGAATGCGCGCCGCGATCCGCGAGTTGCAATTTCAATTGTCGACCTGAAGGATCCTTACAGCGAAGTGCAACTGCGTGGGCGGGTCGTCGAGCAGCGGCCTGATCCTGATTTGAAGCATCTGGATGCGATCTCGCAAAAGTACGTGGGCAAGCCGTTCCCGTTTCGCGACGAACCACAAGTGGCTCTGGTGATCGAGGTCGACAAGGCCCGATACATGAAGGAGCCGTTCGAGCATGCAGCGTAGGTCGTGAGTCACTTCACGCCGACGTATCATTCAGGTGGGTGACTTCCGCTTTGCGCCTGGCGTTGGCAGGCTCCAGCCGGGGGTTCCGGTGTGACCTGCGACCTTCATTGCTTTACCGCCTTCCGGTAGAATATCTGTGTTTCCCGCTTTTATTTCTGCGCATTCGTCTGCGCTCGCGAGGTAGATCGTGGCGACCATTGAGGCCAAAGTCGGAGAAGGTTCCATTCCGCAGCTCCCCAATCACAAGGTGAAGATCAAGAAGCCGGGGCAAC encodes:
- a CDS encoding peroxiredoxin — translated: MPKLPVPGAAKSDFTTLPENLPRPVDDGAASHLTNLVIPSVALDSTMGGAVDLSRVPGRAVVFAYPKTGRPGQVPPAPDWDMIPGARGCTPHTCGFRDLYGEFTMLGARIYGLSTQTSDYQQEMVKRLHVPFPVLSDSELRLMRAMRLPNFKVARQTLLKRLAWVADDGKIVKVFYPVFPPDKNAEEVLEWLRANQPRIKKPRSQAKERK
- a CDS encoding TolC family protein, whose product is MRSYSRALLWTSRLVLVSVLALTISAAQDQASQTNSSSLPAAPTPAAPAPAPAPASTSTATGLPDYSKPRSHIFNVIAPYSPRHVAPPSFTNSSRIDQVFRNGTMYLSMNDAVALALENNLDLAIARYNLSIADTDILRTKAGASFRGVNTGLVQGTPGGGVGGFGSGASGPGAGGTTTAAGGAATGAGGIVISTLGGGPTTPIYDPFLSGTVQFERATTPQASILAGAEQLTQNNTLANFTYNQGFATGTTMAVGFNNSRVTTNSLFNSLSPQLGSNFRLTVTQHLLQGLGWGVNTRSIKIAKNNREISDVAFRQQVIATVVQIQNIYWDLVNAYEDVKVKERSLALAEKTLADNRKQVEIGTLAPIEIVRAESDAATRTQDLIVSQTNLQLQQLLMKNAISRNLTDNVLASSPVIPTDTMTEPGQEPVLPTEELISDALSHRPELAQARIDLTNRALNNKGLRSGLLPSLDLYAFYGGAGLGGDQSAIATCSPANTNSFCTPPGSFPSRSYGDTFSSLFDTSAPDRGLGFNLTIPIRNRAAQADQVRGELEFRQAQMRLQQLENQIRIDVRNSQFVLQQNRARVEAALKGVAFGRENLDAEQKKYALGASTNTLVLQAQRDLAQAESTLVAARAAYEKSRVDLDRAIGLTLPHMGIEMADAETGHVEKSPQVPGVIHAEPAQPSVPPATQTPPQSEPQTQPK
- the truA gene encoding tRNA pseudouridine(38-40) synthase TruA gives rise to the protein MTRNIKLVLAYDGTDFNGWQIQPGLPTIQGALADAIFRLSGEQVLPQGSGRTDAGVHALGQVASFVTNSPIPIQKVVVALNDLLPASVRVLEAEEVAADFHPRRSARAKTYRYRIYREAVCPPFLARYVYHHPYPLAEASMRDAAHLVVGEHDFTSFAAVDEERVERMRQAQENDEDGPNNLRTILSSEFRRVEPELIYTVRGSGFLHHMVRNLVGLFLLVGKGTVAPEEVTRILRARDRSANPGATAPAGGLYLVNVEYGCE
- a CDS encoding aldehyde dehydrogenase family protein; translation: MASEPQVIARHLASHNPADGSLVGEYAIASTAEVQHAVDRAHAAQKLWRDTPLRERIEVIRRFQRVLHQHKDEVAEAVTREAGKPLVEALLTEVLVVLDAARFLIENAFRLLRPEAVPHGNPIMKTKRGKLVREPYGVIGIISPWNYPFSTPATETLGALVAGNAVVLKPSEFTPGVALKLAELFEKGGLPEGLLQVVAGEGETGAALIASGIDKLIFTGSVATGKRVAQAAAERLLPVVLELGGKDAMVVLDDVDVDVAAAGAVWGAFVNAGQACLSVERCYVHRSLYEQFAAACAEKTAKLRVGNGLDAETDVGPLIHDRQLRIVEEHVADAVARGARVLTGGRRLPALGPNFYAPTVLAGVDHSMRIMREETFGPVLPIMACDSESEAIRLANDSEFGLSASVWTRDRARGEKLAAQLDAGTVMVNDAVTCFGISEAPHGGFKASGLGRTHGRMGLEEMVRVKYIDSDLLPSVKKVWWYGYGTEFSRQMRGFVDFLFAPGLGRRLRGGLQSRASLFRKRL
- a CDS encoding PPOX class F420-dependent oxidoreductase, translated to MVNALTDQIVALLDRRNFAHLATIMPDGSPHSAPVWLGREGQHILVCTSENSIKAKNARRDPRVAISIVDLKDPYSEVQLRGRVVEQRPDPDLKHLDAISQKYVGKPFPFRDEPQVALVIEVDKARYMKEPFEHAA